One window from the genome of Pedobacter schmidteae encodes:
- a CDS encoding aldehyde dehydrogenase family protein produces the protein MTQTISSVFEAQQKHKYTLRNSNPAQRIHKLKTLKAAIEKNEQSIYDALQQDLRKSYFEAAVTEVIFIYSEIDFAIKHLSQWMKPLRAGKSVASLMAKNRIYYEPKGCCLIISPWNYPFQLMMAPLLSAIAAGNCAILKPSELSPATSAIISKIVKECFEEQEICCFEGDASVSTTLLSLPFDHIFFTGSTAIGKVVMEAAAKHLTSVTLELGGKSPTIIDQSANLKNAAEKIAWGKLINAGQTCIAPDYVLVPHQLQENFITEYQEAVKRLFFKQDQVNENAYAKIINEKHYKRLLNLIQDAKAKGAKTAFGGESEETTQTINPIVLTQLPADAAIMKEEIFGPILPIVTYQNTEEAITLVNTGSKPLALYIFSEDRQNIHHILKNTSAGGSCVNDVLIHISNPKLPFGGVNGSGTGSCHGFFGFKTFSHERAVVFQSSLNMSNMIYPPYENKHWLLKWLKKFM, from the coding sequence ATGACGCAAACGATCAGTTCTGTTTTTGAAGCTCAGCAAAAACATAAATATACGCTTAGAAACAGCAATCCGGCACAAAGAATTCATAAATTAAAAACTTTAAAAGCTGCTATTGAAAAAAATGAGCAAAGTATTTATGATGCCCTGCAGCAGGATTTACGAAAAAGTTATTTTGAGGCGGCCGTAACCGAAGTCATATTTATTTACAGCGAGATTGATTTTGCCATAAAACATTTAAGCCAATGGATGAAGCCCCTGCGTGCGGGAAAAAGTGTTGCCAGCCTGATGGCCAAAAACAGAATCTATTACGAGCCAAAGGGCTGTTGCCTGATCATTTCTCCCTGGAATTACCCCTTCCAGTTAATGATGGCCCCACTGCTATCGGCCATTGCAGCAGGCAACTGTGCCATCCTTAAACCATCCGAGCTGAGCCCTGCCACAAGCGCAATCATCAGCAAAATTGTAAAAGAATGTTTTGAAGAACAGGAAATTTGTTGCTTTGAAGGCGATGCCAGCGTATCGACCACCCTACTCAGCTTACCTTTTGACCATATCTTTTTTACCGGAAGCACAGCAATTGGAAAGGTAGTGATGGAGGCCGCAGCCAAGCACTTAACCTCAGTTACCCTCGAACTTGGCGGAAAATCGCCAACCATTATCGACCAAAGTGCCAATCTCAAAAATGCTGCAGAAAAAATTGCCTGGGGCAAACTGATCAATGCCGGACAAACCTGCATCGCTCCTGATTATGTGCTAGTTCCGCATCAGCTACAGGAAAACTTTATTACCGAATACCAAGAGGCGGTGAAAAGGCTGTTTTTTAAGCAGGATCAGGTCAATGAAAACGCATATGCCAAAATCATTAACGAAAAACACTATAAAAGACTACTAAACCTGATACAAGACGCTAAGGCTAAAGGAGCAAAAACAGCATTTGGCGGCGAAAGTGAGGAAACAACACAAACGATAAACCCTATAGTACTTACCCAGCTACCAGCGGATGCAGCGATCATGAAAGAAGAGATTTTTGGCCCCATATTGCCCATCGTCACTTATCAAAATACGGAAGAGGCCATTACATTGGTCAATACCGGGAGCAAACCGCTGGCCTTGTACATTTTTAGCGAAGACCGGCAAAATATTCACCACATCCTGAAAAACACCTCTGCCGGAGGCTCCTGTGTAAATGATGTGCTCATCCATATCTCTAATCCCAAACTTCCCTTTGGGGGTGTAAATGGTAGCGGAACGGGTAGTTGCCATGGCTTTTTTGGTTTCAAAACCTTCTCGCACGAAAGAGCGGTAGTATTTCAGTCTTCCTTAAACATGAGCAATATGATTTACCCACCTTATGAAAATAAACACTGGTTGCTCAAATGGCTCAAAAAGTTCATGTAG
- a CDS encoding prolyl oligopeptidase family serine peptidase, producing MRKLSLFVCLLISTAVEAQQLAPLSVEKIMRDQQWIGISPSAYRWAADSKTLFFDWKSALKESKMLYALDVASGKLTKEPEKVADKAVGLVWGYNADRSFGIAEKAGDLYRYEVKSGKVLQITHTMDYEMNPSFLRNGHVVFQKGENAFELNLRTGEFWQLTNFIRGEKGAAVKKQSNEQADWLKHQQSELFEVIKEKNKADLGTLTKETTDSSRNIKAIYIGDKRMENLVVSPDAHYISYKLTTNTQKEKSTAVPEYVTASGYTAELNARAKVGSPQKLSVSYVYNVERDTIYELRLGQIPGIKDLPDYVKDYPAQLQSRKKGNAERRVDLSEPYWSEKGTMAVLVATAQDNKDLWLLKLDAATGSLTCVDRQRDEAWIGGPGAGELGWLDAERIYYRSEASGYAHIYVANVNTGQKKQLTSGKWEVQSLQLSKDKKHFYFIANKEHPGITHFYKLSVDGGAMTQLTHMKGGNQVWLSPDEKWLAINYSYMNKPWELYLQPNRAGAKAVKITASTTAEFDSYPWREPDLVAFKNRYGDDVYARVYPAKNPHPNHPAVVFVHGAGYLQNVHYWWSQYSREYMFNNMLADNGYTVIDIDYTASSGYGRNHRTGIYRHMGGKDLTDQVDGVQMLVDKYQMNPKHVGIYGGSYGGFITLMALFKEGDVFRCGAALRSVADWAHYNQGYTSNILNEPFNDEIAYRRSSPIYFAEGLKGNLLMCHGMVDVNVHFQDVVRLSQRLIELGKNNWELAVYPVEDHGFTVPSSWTDEYKRIYKLFETMLKNP from the coding sequence ATGAGAAAGCTAAGCTTGTTTGTTTGTTTACTGATCTCTACTGCTGTGGAAGCACAACAATTGGCCCCCTTGTCGGTAGAAAAAATTATGCGGGATCAGCAATGGATTGGCATTTCGCCTTCGGCCTACCGTTGGGCGGCTGATAGTAAGACCTTATTTTTTGACTGGAAATCTGCGCTTAAGGAATCCAAAATGTTGTATGCGCTGGACGTGGCTTCAGGTAAGCTTACAAAAGAACCCGAAAAGGTAGCCGATAAAGCAGTGGGGTTGGTGTGGGGTTACAATGCTGACCGGTCATTTGGCATTGCAGAAAAGGCAGGCGATTTATATCGTTACGAGGTTAAAAGTGGGAAGGTTTTGCAAATTACCCATACCATGGATTATGAAATGAATCCATCTTTTTTGCGAAATGGTCATGTTGTTTTTCAAAAAGGAGAAAATGCCTTTGAATTGAACCTGAGGACGGGTGAATTTTGGCAGCTCACCAATTTTATTAGAGGGGAAAAAGGAGCTGCGGTTAAAAAGCAAAGTAACGAACAAGCTGATTGGCTGAAACACCAGCAATCGGAGCTTTTTGAAGTGATCAAAGAAAAGAACAAAGCGGATTTGGGGACTTTGACAAAGGAGACTACTGATAGTTCGCGCAATATAAAAGCCATCTATATTGGCGATAAGCGCATGGAAAATTTGGTGGTTAGTCCGGATGCTCACTATATTTCCTATAAGCTGACTACAAATACGCAGAAAGAAAAGAGTACTGCTGTACCGGAATATGTAACTGCTTCGGGTTATACTGCGGAGCTGAATGCCAGGGCTAAGGTGGGGAGCCCGCAGAAATTATCGGTCAGCTATGTATATAATGTGGAACGTGACACCATTTACGAGCTGCGTTTGGGGCAGATCCCGGGTATTAAGGATCTTCCCGATTATGTAAAGGATTATCCTGCGCAGTTGCAATCCCGTAAAAAAGGCAATGCCGAGCGCAGGGTTGACCTGAGCGAACCCTACTGGAGTGAAAAGGGAACCATGGCTGTGCTGGTTGCGACAGCGCAGGACAATAAGGATTTATGGTTGTTGAAACTGGATGCGGCAACGGGAAGTTTGACCTGTGTAGATAGGCAAAGGGATGAGGCCTGGATTGGAGGGCCTGGTGCCGGAGAATTGGGCTGGCTGGATGCGGAGCGGATTTATTACAGAAGTGAGGCCAGTGGCTATGCGCATATTTATGTGGCCAACGTAAATACGGGACAGAAAAAACAGTTGACTTCAGGCAAATGGGAGGTGCAGAGTTTGCAGCTTTCGAAAGATAAAAAGCATTTTTATTTTATCGCCAACAAGGAGCATCCGGGAATAACACATTTTTATAAGCTGAGTGTTGACGGAGGGGCGATGACCCAGCTTACCCATATGAAAGGGGGCAATCAGGTATGGCTTTCGCCGGATGAAAAATGGCTGGCCATCAATTATTCTTATATGAATAAACCCTGGGAGCTGTATCTGCAGCCCAACAGAGCTGGCGCAAAGGCAGTAAAAATTACGGCTTCTACCACAGCTGAATTTGATTCCTACCCCTGGAGGGAACCTGATCTGGTCGCTTTTAAAAACAGGTACGGGGACGATGTTTATGCACGGGTTTATCCGGCTAAAAATCCACATCCCAATCACCCGGCAGTAGTGTTTGTGCATGGAGCGGGATATTTGCAGAACGTCCATTATTGGTGGAGCCAGTATTCAAGAGAGTACATGTTTAACAATATGCTTGCCGACAACGGCTATACGGTTATCGATATTGACTATACTGCGAGCTCAGGCTATGGGCGCAACCATCGGACAGGAATTTACCGGCATATGGGTGGGAAGGACCTGACGGATCAGGTGGATGGCGTGCAAATGCTGGTAGATAAGTATCAGATGAATCCGAAGCATGTAGGAATTTATGGAGGCTCGTATGGAGGTTTTATCACGCTGATGGCCTTGTTTAAGGAGGGTGATGTTTTTAGGTGTGGGGCGGCTTTAAGGTCGGTTGCCGACTGGGCGCATTATAATCAGGGATATACGTCAAATATTTTAAACGAACCTTTTAACGACGAAATTGCTTACCGGAGAAGTTCGCCGATTTATTTTGCCGAGGGACTGAAAGGGAACCTGCTCATGTGCCACGGTATGGTGGATGTAAATGTTCATTTTCAGGACGTGGTTAGGCTTTCGCAGCGGTTGATAGAACTGGGGAAAAACAATTGGGAGCTGGCCGTCTATCCGGTAGAGGATCATGGTTTTACCGTCCCTAGCAGTTGGACGGACGAGTACAAACGGATATATAAACTGTTTGAAACTATGCTAAAAAATCCATAG
- a CDS encoding peroxiredoxin: MAIVGKKFPSVSIDAMSEMGDDLKINVFEEAVSKGKKVLLFWYPKDFTFVCPTELHAFQAALPDFEKRNTLVIGASCDTNEVHFAWLNTPKDNGGIEGVTYPILADTHRHLANILGIVEQEVEYDEEGNESFSGSNVTYRATYLVDETGKVFHESVNDMPVGRNVKEYLRLIDAYAHVQKHGEVCPANWEEGKEAMSANRTGVAEYLSAN; this comes from the coding sequence ATGGCAATAGTAGGTAAAAAATTCCCGAGTGTAAGCATCGATGCAATGTCCGAAATGGGCGACGATTTAAAGATTAATGTATTTGAAGAGGCTGTAAGTAAAGGCAAAAAAGTTTTATTATTCTGGTATCCAAAAGATTTTACTTTTGTTTGTCCAACTGAATTACATGCTTTTCAGGCTGCTCTTCCTGATTTTGAAAAAAGAAATACCCTGGTAATAGGTGCTTCTTGCGATACCAACGAAGTTCACTTTGCATGGTTAAACACGCCAAAAGATAATGGCGGTATTGAAGGTGTAACTTATCCAATTTTAGCAGATACACACAGACATTTGGCCAATATTTTAGGTATTGTTGAGCAGGAAGTGGAGTACGATGAAGAAGGAAACGAATCTTTTTCTGGTTCAAATGTAACTTACAGGGCTACTTATTTAGTAGATGAGACTGGTAAAGTATTCCACGAAAGTGTAAATGATATGCCTGTAGGTAGAAATGTAAAAGAATATTTACGCTTAATTGATGCTTACGCACACGTTCAGAAACATGGCGAGGTTTGCCCTGCGAACTGGGAAGAAGGTAAGGAAGCAATGAGCGCTAACAGAACCGGTGTTGCAGAATACCTGAGCGCTAATTAA
- a CDS encoding co-chaperone YbbN: protein MFLELTEDNLQQYVAENNKVMVQYAASWCGNCRIMKPKFKKLAAENEGVTFLIVDAEKLPGSRKLANVDNLPTFAAFEGGALVDQVQTNKAEVLTELFDKIK, encoded by the coding sequence ATGTTTTTAGAATTAACAGAAGATAATCTTCAACAATACGTTGCCGAAAACAACAAAGTAATGGTTCAGTATGCCGCGTCATGGTGTGGAAACTGCCGGATTATGAAGCCAAAGTTTAAAAAGCTGGCCGCAGAAAATGAAGGTGTTACTTTTTTGATCGTGGATGCTGAAAAGCTTCCAGGCTCACGTAAACTGGCTAATGTAGATAATTTGCCAACGTTTGCAGCCTTTGAAGGCGGAGCTTTGGTAGATCAGGTACAAACCAACAAAGCAGAAGTATTGACGGAGTTATTTGATAAAATAAAGTAA
- a CDS encoding DUF6952 family protein, with protein sequence MKIPVIRQLFQNSTPENLEATLTVLEAFCEFRGVSEAEIDVAGEMITNICGALEVHQNVLEGASEKDALNAFGQKVMGSIDR encoded by the coding sequence ATGAAAATACCGGTAATAAGACAGCTGTTCCAAAACAGCACTCCTGAAAACCTGGAAGCGACTTTAACAGTTTTAGAAGCTTTTTGTGAATTCAGAGGGGTAAGTGAGGCGGAAATAGATGTGGCAGGTGAAATGATTACCAATATTTGCGGAGCGCTTGAAGTTCATCAGAACGTACTGGAAGGTGCTTCAGAAAAGGATGCCCTGAATGCTTTCGGACAGAAAGTGATGGGTTCCATCGACAGATAG